A DNA window from Streptomyces canus contains the following coding sequences:
- a CDS encoding YggS family pyridoxal phosphate-dependent enzyme — MTDRKGELAANLAKVEQRIAAACAAAGRAREEVTLIVVTKTYPASDVRMLAELGVRHVAENKDQDAAPKAAECSDLPLTWHFVGQLQTNKVRSVVGYADLVQSVDRSRLVTALSKEAVKAGREVGCLIQVALDAGSSERGERGGVAPGGIAELADLVARAPGLRLDGLMTVAPLTGEYAGREQAAFERLMDLSTDLRRAHQAANMVSAGMSADLEQAVAAGATHVRVGTAVLGVRPRLG; from the coding sequence ATGACGGACCGTAAGGGCGAACTCGCCGCAAATCTGGCGAAGGTGGAGCAGCGCATTGCCGCCGCGTGCGCGGCCGCCGGGCGGGCGCGGGAAGAGGTGACCCTCATCGTGGTCACCAAGACCTACCCAGCGAGCGATGTGCGGATGCTGGCGGAGCTCGGCGTGCGCCATGTCGCCGAGAACAAGGACCAGGACGCGGCGCCCAAGGCTGCAGAATGCTCGGATCTGCCGCTTACTTGGCACTTTGTAGGTCAGTTGCAGACCAACAAGGTGCGATCTGTGGTCGGTTACGCGGATCTCGTGCAGTCCGTCGATCGTTCCAGGCTGGTGACGGCTCTTTCGAAGGAGGCCGTGAAGGCCGGGCGCGAAGTGGGATGCCTCATCCAGGTCGCGCTCGACGCCGGGTCGAGCGAGCGAGGGGAGCGGGGCGGCGTGGCGCCAGGCGGAATCGCGGAGTTGGCCGATCTCGTGGCCCGGGCTCCGGGGTTGCGGCTCGACGGACTGATGACCGTCGCTCCGCTCACCGGGGAGTACGCGGGACGCGAACAGGCGGCATTCGAGCGGTTGATGGATTTGTCGACCGACCTGCGCCGAGCCCATCAGGCTGCCAACATGGTCTCGGCAGGGATGAGTGCGGACCTCGAACAGGCCGTGGCGGCAGGGGCGACACATGTGCGCGTCGGCACCGCGGTACTCGGAGTCCGCCCCAGGCTCGGGTAA
- the pgeF gene encoding peptidoglycan editing factor PgeF produces the protein MIGRRENVSGAHFAFTDRWGGVSAAPYEELNLGGAVGDDPEAVGTNRELAAKSLGIDPARVVWMNQVHGADAVVVSAPWGERPVPQVDAIVTAERGLALAVLTADCTPVLLADPVAGIAAAVHAGRPGMIAGVVPAALRAMTELGADPARIVARTGPAVCGKCYEVPEEMRADVTAVEPAAHAETSWGTPSVDVTAGVHAQLDRLGVRDRQQSPVCTLESGDHFSYRRDRTTGRLAGYIWLD, from the coding sequence GTGATAGGACGGCGCGAGAACGTGAGCGGCGCGCACTTCGCCTTCACCGACCGGTGGGGCGGGGTGAGCGCCGCTCCGTACGAGGAGCTCAACCTCGGCGGGGCGGTCGGCGACGACCCCGAGGCGGTGGGGACCAATCGCGAACTGGCCGCCAAGTCGCTCGGTATCGATCCCGCCCGGGTGGTCTGGATGAACCAGGTGCACGGGGCGGACGCCGTGGTGGTCTCCGCGCCGTGGGGCGAGCGGCCGGTGCCCCAGGTCGACGCGATCGTCACCGCCGAACGCGGTCTCGCCCTCGCCGTCCTCACCGCGGACTGCACCCCGGTGCTGCTCGCCGACCCGGTCGCCGGGATCGCCGCGGCGGTCCACGCGGGCCGGCCCGGCATGATCGCCGGAGTCGTCCCCGCCGCGCTACGCGCGATGACGGAACTCGGCGCCGATCCCGCCCGGATCGTCGCCCGCACCGGACCCGCCGTCTGCGGCAAGTGCTACGAAGTGCCCGAGGAGATGCGCGCCGACGTCACCGCCGTCGAACCCGCGGCGCACGCCGAGACGAGTTGGGGCACGCCCTCGGTCGACGTGACCGCCGGAGTGCACGCGCAACTCGACCGGCTCGGGGTGCGCGACCGGCAGCAGTCGCCGGTGTGCACGCTGGAGTCGGGCGACCACTTCTCGTATCGCCGCGATCGCACCACGGGGCGACTCGCGGGATATATCTGGCTGGACTGA
- the ftsZ gene encoding cell division protein FtsZ, which produces MAAPQNYLAVIKVIGVGGGGVNAINRMIEVGLKGVEFIAINTDAQALLMSDADVKLDVGRELTRGLGAGANPAVGRKAAEDHREEIEEVLKGADMVFVTAGEGGGTGTGGAPVVANIARTLGALTIGVVTRPFTFEGRRRANQAEDGIAELREEVDTLIVIPNDRLLSISDRQVSVLDAFKSADQVLLSGVQGITDLITTPGLINLDFADVKSVMSEAGSALMGIGSARGDDRAVAAAEMAISSPLLEASIDGARGVLLSISGGSDLGLFEINEAAQLVSEAAHPEANIIFGAVIDDALGDEVRVTVIAAGFDGGQPPTRRETVMGSSSSPARREEPTPVRQTESRPSFGSLGSVTPKEDPEPAPEPVADLPVAPPVPPSRSYTDSAAEELDVPDFLK; this is translated from the coding sequence GTGGCAGCACCGCAGAACTACCTCGCAGTCATCAAAGTCATCGGTGTCGGCGGCGGTGGTGTCAATGCCATCAACCGGATGATCGAGGTCGGTCTCAAGGGCGTCGAGTTCATCGCCATCAACACCGACGCGCAGGCGCTGTTGATGAGCGACGCCGACGTCAAGCTCGACGTCGGCCGCGAACTCACCCGCGGACTCGGCGCCGGAGCCAACCCGGCCGTGGGCCGCAAGGCCGCCGAGGACCACCGCGAGGAGATCGAGGAGGTCCTCAAGGGGGCCGACATGGTCTTCGTGACGGCCGGTGAAGGCGGCGGCACCGGCACCGGCGGCGCGCCCGTCGTGGCCAACATCGCACGCACCCTGGGCGCCCTCACCATCGGCGTGGTCACGCGCCCGTTCACCTTCGAGGGACGGCGCCGCGCCAACCAGGCCGAGGACGGCATCGCCGAACTCCGCGAAGAGGTCGACACCCTCATCGTCATCCCCAACGACCGGCTGCTGTCCATCTCGGACCGCCAGGTCTCCGTCCTCGACGCCTTCAAGTCGGCCGACCAGGTCCTGCTCTCCGGTGTCCAGGGCATCACCGACCTCATCACCACTCCCGGTCTGATCAACCTCGACTTCGCCGACGTCAAGTCGGTCATGTCCGAGGCCGGTTCGGCGCTCATGGGCATCGGCTCGGCCCGTGGCGACGACCGCGCGGTGGCCGCCGCCGAGATGGCGATCTCCTCGCCGCTCCTGGAGGCGTCCATCGACGGCGCCCGCGGTGTGCTGCTCTCCATCTCCGGTGGCTCCGACCTCGGCCTGTTCGAGATCAACGAAGCGGCTCAGCTGGTCAGCGAGGCCGCCCACCCCGAGGCCAACATCATCTTCGGTGCGGTCATCGACGACGCCCTCGGCGACGAGGTCCGCGTCACCGTGATCGCCGCCGGCTTCGACGGGGGGCAGCCGCCGACCCGTCGGGAGACGGTCATGGGGTCGTCCTCGAGCCCGGCCCGCCGCGAGGAGCCCACTCCGGTACGGCAGACCGAGAGCCGCCCGTCCTTCGGCTCGCTCGGCAGCGTCACGCCGAAGGAGGACCCGGAGCCCGCGCCGGAGCCGGTCGCTGACCTTCCGGTCGCCCCGCCGGTCCCGCCGTCGCGGAGCTACACCGACAGCGCGGCCGAGGAACTGGACGTGCCGGACTTCCTGAAGTGA
- a CDS encoding cell division protein FtsQ/DivIB, with product MAGSTTAERGERQQESSGPPPARRLRVRRLRTIIILAVALVLLSAGTVWLLYGSQWLRVDRVSVSGTRVLTPDQVREAADVPVGSPLISVDTDAIEARLLRKLPRIASVDVARSWPDGIGLKVTERTPVLLVQKGGNFVEVDDEGVRFATVSEAPKGVPALELTLSPPDSRAASLRRFGEARLVREAVRVAGDIPAAVAHATRSVKVSSYDDISLELGGGRTVAWGSSEKGAAKARTLVALMKATPDARHFDVSVPTAPASSGS from the coding sequence GTGGCCGGATCGACGACCGCCGAGCGCGGTGAACGCCAGCAGGAGTCGTCCGGCCCGCCTCCTGCCCGGCGGTTGAGGGTGCGTCGGCTTCGTACGATCATCATTCTTGCCGTGGCGCTCGTGCTTCTTTCCGCGGGCACCGTCTGGCTGTTGTACGGCTCTCAGTGGCTGCGCGTCGACCGCGTGTCGGTCTCGGGAACCAGGGTGCTGACTCCGGACCAGGTCCGCGAGGCCGCCGACGTTCCGGTCGGATCACCGCTGATTTCCGTCGACACCGATGCGATTGAGGCACGACTGCTCCGGAAATTGCCCCGAATTGCCTCAGTTGATGTCGCTCGTTCCTGGCCCGACGGAATCGGGCTGAAAGTGACCGAACGTACTCCGGTTCTGCTTGTCCAAAAGGGCGGAAACTTCGTCGAAGTGGACGATGAAGGCGTCCGATTCGCCACGGTTTCTGAGGCCCCCAAAGGCGTGCCCGCCCTGGAATTGACGCTCTCCCCGCCGGACTCCCGTGCCGCGAGCCTGCGCCGCTTCGGCGAGGCCCGGCTCGTGCGCGAAGCGGTGCGCGTGGCGGGTGACATTCCGGCCGCCGTCGCGCACGCGACCCGTTCCGTCAAGGTGAGTTCGTACGACGACATCTCGCTGGAGTTGGGGGGCGGTCGTACCGTCGCCTGGGGGAGCAGCGAGAAAGGCGCCGCGAAGGCCCGTACGCTCGTCGCTCTCATGAAAGCCACTCCCGACGCGCGGCACTTCGACGTCAGCGTCCCCACCGCCCCCGCGTCATCAGGGAGTTGA
- the murG gene encoding undecaprenyldiphospho-muramoylpentapeptide beta-N-acetylglucosaminyltransferase codes for MHVVLAGGGTAGHIEPALALADALRRRDPSVGITALGTERGLETKLVPQRGYELALIPAVPLPRKPTPELITVPGRLRGTIKATEQILERTKADAVVGFGGYVALPGYLAAKRLGVPIVIHEANARPGLANKIGSRYAAQVAVATPDSKLRNSRYIGIPLRYTIATLDRAAARPEARHMFGLDPNLPTLLVSGGSQGARRLNEVVQQVAPWLQQAGIQILHAVGPKNELPHVQQMPGMPPYIPVSYLDRMDLAYAAADMMLCRAGAMTVAELSAVGLPAAYVPLPIGNGEQRLNAQPVVKAGGGLLVDDAELTPDWVRANVLPVLADPHRLYEMSRAAAEFGRRDADELLVGMVYEAIASHRRQ; via the coding sequence GTGCATGTCGTACTCGCTGGTGGGGGGACCGCCGGCCACATCGAGCCCGCGCTCGCCCTCGCGGACGCCCTGCGCAGGCGGGACCCGAGCGTGGGTATCACGGCTCTGGGCACGGAACGGGGGCTGGAGACCAAACTCGTCCCACAGCGGGGCTACGAGCTCGCGCTGATCCCGGCTGTCCCGCTGCCTCGTAAGCCCACCCCTGAGCTGATCACCGTGCCGGGCCGACTGCGCGGCACGATCAAGGCCACCGAGCAGATCCTGGAGCGCACCAAGGCCGACGCCGTCGTCGGCTTCGGCGGCTATGTGGCGCTGCCCGGCTACCTCGCCGCCAAGCGGCTCGGTGTGCCGATCGTGATCCACGAGGCCAACGCCCGCCCCGGCCTCGCCAACAAGATCGGCTCCCGGTACGCCGCACAGGTCGCCGTCGCCACGCCGGACAGCAAGCTGCGCAACTCCCGCTACATCGGCATCCCGCTGCGCTATACCATCGCCACCCTGGACCGGGCCGCCGCCCGCCCCGAGGCCCGGCACATGTTCGGCCTCGACCCGAACCTGCCGACCCTGCTGGTCTCCGGCGGCTCGCAGGGCGCCCGGCGCCTCAACGAGGTCGTCCAGCAGGTCGCGCCCTGGCTCCAGCAGGCCGGGATCCAGATCCTGCACGCGGTCGGCCCGAAGAACGAACTGCCGCACGTACAGCAGATGCCGGGAATGCCCCCCTACATCCCGGTAAGTTACCTGGACCGGATGGACCTCGCGTACGCCGCGGCCGACATGATGCTCTGCCGCGCGGGCGCGATGACCGTCGCCGAACTCTCCGCCGTCGGGCTCCCTGCCGCCTACGTCCCGCTGCCCATCGGCAACGGAGAACAGCGGCTGAACGCCCAGCCGGTGGTCAAGGCCGGCGGCGGACTGCTGGTCGACGACGCGGAACTGACGCCGGACTGGGTCCGGGCCAACGTCCTGCCCGTGCTCGCCGACCCGCACCGGCTGTACGAGATGTCCCGCGCCGCCGCCGAGTTCGGCCGCCGGGACGCCGACGAGCTGCTCGTCGGCATGGTGTACGAGGCGATCGCCTCCCACCGACGCCAGTAG
- the ftsW gene encoding putative lipid II flippase FtsW produces MPSSRTGRPPVQRASRRLAAPRPSRENPVQRLYTRARKAWDRPLTAYYLILGGSLLITVLGLVMVYSASQITALQMSLPGSFFFRKQFLAAVIGTVLLLIASRMPVKLHRALAYPILAGAVFLMALVQVPGIGMSVNGNQNWISLGGSFQIQPSEFGKLALVLWAADLLARKQDKKLLTQWKHMLVPLVPVAFLLLGLIMLGGDMGTAIILTAILFGLLWLAGAPTRLFVGVLSVAAFIGFVLIKTSPNRMARLACIGATEPKSGAADCWQAVHGIYALASGGIFGSGLGASVEKWGQLPEAHTDFIFAVTGEELGLAGTLSVLALFAALGYAGIRVAGRTEDPFVRYAAGGVTTWITAQAVINIGAVLGLLPIAGVPLPLFSYGGSALLPTMFAVGLLIAFARDEPAARAALSMRQPRFGRKRAGGAVPARGPRRWNTMRRRAPSARSSGER; encoded by the coding sequence ATGCCCAGTAGCCGTACCGGCAGGCCGCCCGTGCAGCGGGCGTCCCGGCGCCTCGCCGCCCCCCGGCCCTCGCGCGAGAACCCCGTACAACGGCTCTACACGCGCGCGCGCAAGGCCTGGGACCGGCCACTGACCGCCTACTACCTGATCCTCGGCGGCAGCCTGCTGATCACCGTGCTCGGTCTCGTGATGGTCTACTCGGCCTCCCAGATCACGGCTCTGCAGATGTCCTTGCCGGGATCCTTCTTCTTCCGCAAGCAGTTCCTGGCCGCCGTCATCGGCACCGTACTGCTGCTGATCGCCTCCCGGATGCCGGTCAAACTGCACCGGGCGCTCGCCTATCCGATCCTGGCGGGCGCGGTCTTCCTGATGGCCCTGGTGCAGGTGCCGGGGATAGGGATGTCGGTCAACGGCAACCAGAACTGGATCTCGCTCGGCGGCTCCTTCCAGATCCAGCCCAGCGAGTTCGGCAAGCTGGCCCTCGTGCTGTGGGCGGCCGACCTGCTCGCCCGCAAGCAGGACAAGAAGCTGCTGACCCAGTGGAAGCACATGCTGGTGCCGCTCGTCCCGGTCGCCTTCCTGCTGCTCGGGCTGATCATGCTCGGCGGCGACATGGGTACGGCGATCATCCTGACGGCGATCCTGTTCGGCCTGCTGTGGCTCGCGGGGGCGCCGACCCGGCTGTTCGTCGGGGTGCTGTCGGTCGCCGCGTTCATCGGGTTCGTCCTCATCAAGACCAGCCCCAACCGCATGGCCCGGCTCGCCTGCATCGGCGCCACCGAGCCCAAGTCCGGTGCCGCCGACTGCTGGCAGGCCGTGCACGGCATCTACGCCCTCGCCTCCGGCGGAATCTTTGGCTCCGGGCTCGGTGCGAGTGTGGAAAAATGGGGCCAACTCCCCGAAGCCCACACCGACTTCATCTTCGCCGTCACCGGTGAGGAACTGGGCCTGGCGGGGACGCTGTCGGTACTCGCCCTCTTCGCGGCTCTAGGCTATGCGGGTATCCGCGTGGCCGGACGCACGGAGGACCCCTTCGTGAGGTATGCCGCGGGAGGTGTGACCACCTGGATCACCGCTCAGGCTGTGATCAACATCGGTGCGGTGCTCGGTCTGCTGCCGATCGCCGGCGTCCCGCTCCCGCTGTTCTCCTACGGAGGTTCCGCCCTGCTGCCGACCATGTTCGCCGTCGGGCTGCTGATCGCGTTCGCGCGTGACGAGCCCGCCGCGCGGGCGGCGCTTTCGATGCGGCAACCTCGCTTTGGTAGAAAGCGGGCGGGAGGCGCCGTGCCGGCACGGGGGCCTCGGAGATGGAACACGATGCGACGGCGCGCCCCCTCGGCGCGTTCGTCCGGAGAGCGGTGA
- the murD gene encoding UDP-N-acetylmuramoyl-L-alanine--D-glutamate ligase, giving the protein MGSRKVTSSEPLDWQGRHVTVAGLGVSGVPAAKVLHARGANVTVVNDGDDARAREQAAELEALGITVRLGDGATLPEGTELVVTAPGWKPDKPLFAAAREAGLEIWGDVELAWRLRGPDAAPWLAITGTNGKTTTTQMLASILKAAGLRTAAVGNIGVSLLDAVLGDEQYDVLAVELSSYQLHWAPSLRAHSAAVLNLAPDHLDWHGSMEAYAKDKGRIYEGNRVACVYNVADKATEDLVREADVEEGCRAVGFTLGTPGPSQLGVVEGILVDRAFVEDRHKNAQELAEISDVNPPAPHNIANALAAAALARAFGVPARAVRDGLRDFTPDAHRIAHVADVADVAYVDDSKATNTHAAEASLAAYESIVWIAGGLAKGATFDELVAKSAKRLRGVVLIGQDRALIREALARHAPEVPVVDLDRTDTGAMLAAVQEASRLAVAGDTVLLAPACASMDMFANYNKRGDAFAEAVRELGS; this is encoded by the coding sequence ATGGGCAGCAGAAAAGTGACCTCCTCGGAGCCTTTGGACTGGCAGGGCAGGCACGTCACCGTCGCCGGACTCGGTGTCTCCGGCGTCCCGGCGGCCAAGGTGCTGCACGCGCGCGGGGCGAACGTCACGGTCGTCAACGACGGCGACGACGCACGCGCGCGTGAGCAGGCCGCCGAGTTGGAGGCGCTCGGCATCACCGTGCGCCTCGGTGACGGTGCGACCCTGCCCGAAGGCACCGAACTCGTCGTCACCGCGCCCGGCTGGAAGCCGGACAAGCCGCTGTTCGCGGCGGCCCGTGAGGCCGGCCTGGAGATCTGGGGCGATGTCGAACTCGCCTGGCGGCTCAGGGGCCCCGACGCGGCTCCCTGGCTCGCGATCACCGGCACCAACGGCAAGACGACCACCACCCAGATGCTGGCGTCGATCCTGAAGGCCGCGGGGCTGCGCACCGCCGCCGTCGGCAACATCGGCGTCTCCCTGCTGGACGCGGTGCTCGGCGACGAGCAGTACGACGTCCTGGCCGTGGAGTTGTCGAGCTATCAGCTCCACTGGGCGCCCTCCCTGCGCGCCCACTCCGCCGCCGTGCTGAACCTGGCGCCGGACCACCTGGACTGGCACGGCTCCATGGAGGCGTACGCCAAGGACAAGGGCCGCATCTACGAGGGCAATCGGGTCGCCTGCGTCTACAACGTCGCCGACAAGGCCACCGAGGACCTGGTGCGCGAGGCGGACGTCGAGGAGGGCTGCCGGGCCGTCGGCTTCACCCTCGGCACCCCCGGACCGTCCCAACTCGGCGTCGTCGAGGGCATCCTGGTCGACCGCGCCTTCGTCGAGGACCGGCACAAGAACGCCCAGGAACTCGCCGAGATCTCGGACGTCAACCCGCCCGCCCCGCACAACATCGCCAACGCCCTTGCGGCAGCGGCCCTCGCACGCGCATTCGGGGTGCCCGCCAGGGCCGTACGAGACGGGCTCCGGGACTTCACCCCGGACGCCCACCGCATCGCCCACGTGGCCGACGTGGCCGATGTCGCGTACGTCGACGACTCCAAGGCCACCAACACCCACGCGGCGGAAGCCTCGTTGGCGGCCTACGAGTCGATCGTGTGGATCGCGGGCGGGCTCGCCAAGGGCGCGACCTTCGACGAGCTGGTCGCCAAGTCGGCAAAGCGACTTCGCGGTGTCGTGCTGATCGGCCAGGACCGCGCCCTGATCCGTGAAGCCCTCGCGCGACACGCCCCGGAAGTACCCGTGGTGGACCTCGACCGGACCGACACTGGGGCGATGCTCGCGGCTGTCCAGGAGGCTTCGCGCCTCGCCGTCGCAGGTGACACGGTGCTGCTGGCCCCGGCCTGCGCCTCGATGGACATGTTCGCCAACTACAACAAGCGCGGTGACGCGTTCGCGGAGGCGGTTCGCGAACTCGGCTCCTGA
- the mraY gene encoding phospho-N-acetylmuramoyl-pentapeptide-transferase, protein MMKQILFSGVIGLFLTLVGTPLLIKLLARKGYGQYIRDDGPRSHGSKRGTPTMGGIAFILATVVAYFLSKVITGYPPTYSGLLVLGLMCGMGLVGFLDDYIKIVKRRSLGLRAKAKMAGQLIVGISFAVLALMFPDARGNSPASTRLSFITDFGWKIGPILFVVWALFMILAMSNGVNLTDGLDGLATGASVLVFGAYTFIGVWQFQESCANAGTLTNPNACYEVRDPLDLAVIASALMGACLGFLWWNTSPAKIFMGDTGSLALGGVLTGLAILSRTELLVAIMGGLFVLITMSVVIQVGSFRMTGKRVFRMAPLQHHFELKGWSEVLIVVRFWIIQGICVIVGLGLFYAGWAAEK, encoded by the coding sequence ATGATGAAGCAGATCCTGTTCTCAGGAGTCATCGGCCTCTTTCTGACCCTGGTCGGCACCCCGCTGCTGATCAAGCTGCTCGCGCGCAAGGGTTACGGCCAGTACATCCGGGACGACGGCCCGCGCTCGCACGGCAGCAAGCGCGGTACGCCGACGATGGGCGGCATCGCCTTCATCCTGGCGACGGTCGTCGCCTACTTCCTGTCCAAGGTCATCACCGGCTACCCGCCCACCTACTCGGGCCTGCTGGTGCTCGGCCTGATGTGCGGCATGGGCCTGGTCGGCTTCCTCGACGACTACATCAAGATCGTCAAGCGGCGTTCGCTGGGCCTGCGGGCCAAGGCGAAGATGGCCGGCCAGCTGATCGTCGGCATCAGCTTCGCTGTGCTCGCGCTGATGTTCCCGGACGCCCGCGGCAACAGTCCGGCCTCCACGAGGCTGTCGTTCATCACCGACTTCGGCTGGAAGATCGGCCCGATCCTGTTCGTGGTCTGGGCGCTGTTCATGATCCTCGCGATGTCGAACGGCGTGAACCTCACCGACGGTCTGGACGGCCTCGCCACCGGCGCCTCGGTCCTCGTCTTCGGCGCCTACACCTTCATCGGCGTCTGGCAGTTCCAGGAGTCCTGCGCCAACGCGGGCACCCTGACCAACCCGAACGCCTGTTACGAGGTGCGCGATCCGCTCGACCTCGCGGTGATCGCCTCCGCGCTGATGGGCGCCTGCCTCGGCTTCCTGTGGTGGAACACCTCGCCGGCCAAGATCTTCATGGGCGACACCGGTTCGCTCGCCCTCGGCGGTGTCCTCACGGGCCTGGCGATCCTGTCCCGCACGGAGCTCCTGGTCGCCATCATGGGCGGTCTGTTCGTCCTCATCACCATGTCGGTCGTCATCCAGGTCGGCTCCTTCCGGATGACGGGCAAGCGGGTCTTCCGGATGGCACCGCTCCAGCACCACTTCGAACTCAAGGGCTGGTCCGAAGTCCTCATCGTGGTCCGTTTCTGGATCATCCAGGGCATCTGTGTGATCGTCGGCCTGGGTCTCTTCTACGCGGGATGGGCAGCAGAAAAGTGA
- a CDS encoding UDP-N-acetylmuramoyl-tripeptide--D-alanyl-D-alanine ligase, with protein MIALSLAETASVVGGQTYDIPDPSVLVHGPVVIDSRQVKDGSLFAAFVGERVDGHDYAEQAVRAGAVAVLAQRPVGVPAILVEDVQTALGALARHVVRRLGATLVALTGSAGKTSTKDLIAQVLQRKAPTVFTPGSLNNEIGLPLTALTATEETRFLVLEMGARGIGHISYLTNLTPPQIGLVLNVGSAHIGEFGGREQIAQAKGELVEALPSAQDGGTAILNADDPLVRAMASRTKAKVLLFGESGEADVRAENVRLTDSGQPAFMLHTPSGASEVTMRLYGEHHVSNALAAAAVAHELGMSASEIATALSEAGSLSRWRMEVTERPDGVTIVNDAYNANPESMRAALRALAAMGKGRRTWAVLGKMAELGDEALAEHDAVGRLAVRLNVGKLVAVGGREASWLQLGAYNEGSWGEESVHVSDAQAAVDLLRSELRPGDVVLVKASRSVGLESVAQALLDAEGEVAAR; from the coding sequence GTGATCGCCCTCTCTCTCGCCGAGACCGCCTCAGTCGTCGGCGGGCAGACGTACGACATACCGGATCCGTCGGTGCTGGTGCACGGGCCCGTCGTCATCGACTCCCGGCAGGTGAAGGACGGCAGTCTGTTCGCCGCCTTCGTGGGGGAGCGCGTCGACGGCCACGACTACGCCGAACAAGCCGTCCGGGCCGGTGCGGTGGCCGTGCTGGCCCAGCGCCCCGTCGGCGTGCCCGCGATCCTCGTCGAGGACGTCCAGACGGCCCTCGGCGCCCTCGCACGTCATGTCGTACGACGGCTCGGCGCGACCCTTGTCGCTCTCACCGGCTCCGCCGGCAAGACCAGCACCAAGGACCTGATCGCCCAGGTGCTCCAGCGCAAGGCGCCGACGGTGTTCACGCCGGGCTCGCTCAACAACGAGATCGGCCTGCCGCTCACCGCGCTCACCGCCACCGAGGAGACCAGGTTCCTCGTGCTGGAGATGGGCGCCCGTGGCATCGGCCACATCAGCTACCTCACGAATCTGACGCCCCCGCAGATCGGACTGGTCCTCAACGTCGGCAGCGCCCACATCGGGGAGTTCGGCGGCCGCGAGCAGATCGCGCAGGCCAAGGGCGAACTCGTGGAAGCTCTGCCGTCGGCACAGGACGGCGGCACCGCGATCCTCAACGCCGACGATCCTCTCGTACGCGCCATGGCATCCCGTACGAAGGCGAAGGTGCTCCTTTTCGGAGAGTCCGGCGAAGCGGACGTTCGAGCCGAGAACGTACGACTCACGGACAGCGGACAGCCTGCCTTCATGCTTCACACACCCTCCGGTGCAAGCGAAGTGACCATGCGCCTGTACGGTGAGCACCACGTGTCGAACGCGCTCGCCGCGGCCGCCGTCGCCCATGAGCTGGGCATGTCCGCAAGTGAGATCGCCACCGCGCTCTCCGAGGCGGGCTCCCTCTCCCGCTGGCGTATGGAGGTCACCGAGCGCCCGGACGGCGTGACCATCGTCAACGACGCCTACAACGCGAACCCCGAGTCCATGCGAGCGGCCTTGCGCGCGCTCGCGGCGATGGGCAAGGGGCGGCGGACCTGGGCGGTGCTCGGCAAGATGGCCGAGCTCGGGGACGAGGCGCTCGCCGAGCACGACGCGGTCGGACGGCTCGCCGTCCGGCTCAATGTCGGCAAGCTCGTCGCGGTCGGGGGCAGGGAAGCGTCCTGGCTGCAACTGGGCGCATATAACGAGGGTTCGTGGGGTGAGGAGTCGGTGCACGTGTCCGACGCACAGGCGGCGGTCGACCTGCTGCGCAGTGAATTGCGCCCGGGAGACGTCGTCCTCGTGAAGGCGTCCCGTTCGGTCGGCCTGGAGAGCGTCGCCCAGGCGCTGCTCGACGCCGAGGGTGAGGTTGCCGCCCGATGA